The following coding sequences lie in one Drosophila sulfurigaster albostrigata strain 15112-1811.04 chromosome 2R, ASM2355843v2, whole genome shotgun sequence genomic window:
- the LOC133836180 gene encoding calnexin isoform X1, whose product MQKFVCRGQTALALLIACCLVFGTTTVAGADAEIDDFDDGIVEDVQEESADVAGEELVYESPVIEPRKFHFADHFDDVEASRKQWVHSQAKKDDTAEEIAKYDGIWNWESPQRIVWPKDKGLVLKSKAKHAAISSRLIKQFDFKSKKPLVVQYEVTMQEGQECGGSYIKLLSAGKETDDLTTFNDKTPYTIMFGPDKCGNDVKMHFIFRHVNPINGTITEKHCNKPKNRLEEPFKDKLPHLYQLVVRPDNSFEIRLDHKIINEGSLLTDFKPAVNPPAEIDDPADQKPADWDEREKIPDPSSQKPDDWNDDALPQIPDVTAVMPEGWLEDEPDMIPDPTAEKPEDWDTEIDGEWEAPLVDNPACEKAPGCGKWQAPHIPNPEYKGKWRAPMIENPNYQGKWAPRKIANPDFFEDLMPFQMTPISAVGLELWSMSNEILFDNLIITDDVDVARDFAANSFDIKRRYIDKESDSFVNKVLELAKSHPTVWGIGLVAFVALTVIGVYCKFGKPKSQDSAASAAAAQAKKTDEPQPDDENEPAGEEDESEEDSSAQVAGESSSSSPKKNKKSDLDNKEQAKQEENSDEPTQTEESTTKSTRKRTVRKD is encoded by the exons atgcaGAAATTCGTCTGCCGGGGCCAAACGGCGTTGGCTTTACTGATAGCTTGCTGTCTAGTGTTtggaacaacaacagtagccgGAGCTGATGCAGAAATTGATGATTTCGACGATGGCATCGTTGAAGATGTGCAG GAGGAGTCTGCTGACGTCGCTGGCGAAGAATTGGTCTACGAAAGTCCCGTCATAGAGCCTCGAAAATTCCATTTTGCCGATCATTTCGATGATGTTGAAGCCTCACGCAAGCAATGGGTTCACTCGCAGGCCAAGAAGGACGATACAGCTGAGGAGATTGCCAAGTACGATGGCATCTGGAACTGGGAATCCCCACAGCGCATCGTTTGGCCCAAGGATAAGGGACTGGTGCTTAAATCTAAGGCCAAACATGCTGCAATCTCATCGCGTCTAATCAAACAGTTTGACTTCAAATCGAAGAAACCTTTGGTGGTGCAGTATGAGGTCACCATGCAG GAGGGACAAGAATGCGGTGGCTCGTATATCAAACTGCTGTCGGCGGGCAAGGAAACCGATGATCTGACCACG TTCAATGACAAGACACCCTACACCATCATGTTTGGTCCGGACAAGTGTGGCAACGATGTGAAAATGCACTTCATATTCCGTCATGTAAATCCAATTAACGGCACCATAACTGAAAAGCACTGTAACAAACCAAA gAACCGCTTGGAGGAGCCCTTCAAGGATAAGTTGCCGCATCTGTATCAACTGGTCGTGCGTCCTGACAACAGCTTTGAAATTCGTTTGGATCACAAAATCATCAACGAAGGCTCCCTGTTGACTGACTTCAAGCCAGCCGTTAATCCACCAGCAGAAATTGATGATCCAGCGGATCAGAAGCCAGCCGATTGGGATGAGCGTGAGAAGATCCCCGATCCCTCGTCACAGAAACCCGACGATTGGAACGATGATGCGTTGCCACAGATTCCCGATGTTACCGCTGTCATGCCCGAAGGTTGGCTAGAGGATGAGCCCGATATGATTCCCGATCCCACAGCCGAGAAACCCGAGGATTGGGATACCGAAATTGATGGCGAATGGGAGGCTCCTCTTGTGGATAACCCCGCTTGTGAAAAGGCTCCAGGTTGCGGCAAATGGCAGGCACCACACATTCCCAATCCAGAGTACAAGGGCAAGTGGCGGGCACCGATGATTGAGAATCCCAACTACCAGGGCAAATGGGCTCCACGCAAGATTGCCAATCCAGATTTCTTCGAGGATCTGATGCCATTCCAAATGACGCCAATT AGCGCTGTTGGTTTGGAGCTGTGGTCGATGTCTAATGAGATCTTGTTCGACAATCTGATTATTACCGATGATGTGGATGTTGCACGCGACTTTGCCGCCAATAGTTTTGACATTAAGCGTCGTTACATTGACAAGGAATCG GACTCATTCGTGAATAAGGTGCTTGAGCTAGCCAAGAGTCATCCCACAGTGTGGGGCATTGGCTTGGTAGCATTTGTTGCGCTGACCGTCATCGGTGTCTACTGTAAATTTGGCAAGCCCAAGTCCCAG GACTCTGCGGCATCTGCAGCCGCTGCGCAGGCTAAGAAAACAGATGAACCACAGCCCGATGATGAGAATGAGCCAGCTGGTGAGGAGGATGAGAGCGAGGAAGATTCATCAGCCCAGGTGGCTGgtgaaagcagcagcagtagccccaaaaagaataaaaagtcTGATTTAGATAATAAAGAGCAAGCGAAGCAGGAAGAGAACAGTGACGAGCCTACACAGACTGAG GAATCCACTACAAAATCCACTCGCAAACGCACGGTGCGCAAGGATTAA
- the LOC133836180 gene encoding calnexin isoform X2, with amino-acid sequence MQKFVCRGQTALALLIACCLVFGTTTVAGADAEIDDFDDGIVEDVQEESADVAGEELVYESPVIEPRKFHFADHFDDVEASRKQWVHSQAKKDDTAEEIAKYDGIWNWESPQRIVWPKDKGLVLKSKAKHAAISSRLIKQFDFKSKKPLVVQYEVTMQEGQECGGSYIKLLSAGKETDDLTTFNDKTPYTIMFGPDKCGNDVKMHFIFRHVNPINGTITEKHCNKPKNRLEEPFKDKLPHLYQLVVRPDNSFEIRLDHKIINEGSLLTDFKPAVNPPAEIDDPADQKPADWDEREKIPDPSSQKPDDWNDDALPQIPDVTAVMPEGWLEDEPDMIPDPTAEKPEDWDTEIDGEWEAPLVDNPACEKAPGCGKWQAPHIPNPEYKGKWRAPMIENPNYQGKWAPRKIANPDFFEDLMPFQMTPISAVGLELWSMSNEILFDNLIITDDVDVARDFAANSFDIKRRYIDKESKTLWHRMMRHMNYKPGWWALYFLYLLIPASCYVFYLYRRAKEDSAASAAAAQAKKTDEPQPDDENEPAGEEDESEEDSSAQVAGESSSSSPKKNKKSDLDNKEQAKQEENSDEPTQTEESTTKSTRKRTVRKD; translated from the exons atgcaGAAATTCGTCTGCCGGGGCCAAACGGCGTTGGCTTTACTGATAGCTTGCTGTCTAGTGTTtggaacaacaacagtagccgGAGCTGATGCAGAAATTGATGATTTCGACGATGGCATCGTTGAAGATGTGCAG GAGGAGTCTGCTGACGTCGCTGGCGAAGAATTGGTCTACGAAAGTCCCGTCATAGAGCCTCGAAAATTCCATTTTGCCGATCATTTCGATGATGTTGAAGCCTCACGCAAGCAATGGGTTCACTCGCAGGCCAAGAAGGACGATACAGCTGAGGAGATTGCCAAGTACGATGGCATCTGGAACTGGGAATCCCCACAGCGCATCGTTTGGCCCAAGGATAAGGGACTGGTGCTTAAATCTAAGGCCAAACATGCTGCAATCTCATCGCGTCTAATCAAACAGTTTGACTTCAAATCGAAGAAACCTTTGGTGGTGCAGTATGAGGTCACCATGCAG GAGGGACAAGAATGCGGTGGCTCGTATATCAAACTGCTGTCGGCGGGCAAGGAAACCGATGATCTGACCACG TTCAATGACAAGACACCCTACACCATCATGTTTGGTCCGGACAAGTGTGGCAACGATGTGAAAATGCACTTCATATTCCGTCATGTAAATCCAATTAACGGCACCATAACTGAAAAGCACTGTAACAAACCAAA gAACCGCTTGGAGGAGCCCTTCAAGGATAAGTTGCCGCATCTGTATCAACTGGTCGTGCGTCCTGACAACAGCTTTGAAATTCGTTTGGATCACAAAATCATCAACGAAGGCTCCCTGTTGACTGACTTCAAGCCAGCCGTTAATCCACCAGCAGAAATTGATGATCCAGCGGATCAGAAGCCAGCCGATTGGGATGAGCGTGAGAAGATCCCCGATCCCTCGTCACAGAAACCCGACGATTGGAACGATGATGCGTTGCCACAGATTCCCGATGTTACCGCTGTCATGCCCGAAGGTTGGCTAGAGGATGAGCCCGATATGATTCCCGATCCCACAGCCGAGAAACCCGAGGATTGGGATACCGAAATTGATGGCGAATGGGAGGCTCCTCTTGTGGATAACCCCGCTTGTGAAAAGGCTCCAGGTTGCGGCAAATGGCAGGCACCACACATTCCCAATCCAGAGTACAAGGGCAAGTGGCGGGCACCGATGATTGAGAATCCCAACTACCAGGGCAAATGGGCTCCACGCAAGATTGCCAATCCAGATTTCTTCGAGGATCTGATGCCATTCCAAATGACGCCAATT AGCGCTGTTGGTTTGGAGCTGTGGTCGATGTCTAATGAGATCTTGTTCGACAATCTGATTATTACCGATGATGTGGATGTTGCACGCGACTTTGCCGCCAATAGTTTTGACATTAAGCGTCGTTACATTGACAAGGAATCG AAAACGCTGTGGCATCGAATGATGCGCCACATGAACTACAAGCCCGGCTGGTGGGCCTTGTATTTCCTCTACTTGCTGATCCCCGCCAGCTGCTACGTCTTCTATTTGTATCGGCGTGCCAAAGAg GACTCTGCGGCATCTGCAGCCGCTGCGCAGGCTAAGAAAACAGATGAACCACAGCCCGATGATGAGAATGAGCCAGCTGGTGAGGAGGATGAGAGCGAGGAAGATTCATCAGCCCAGGTGGCTGgtgaaagcagcagcagtagccccaaaaagaataaaaagtcTGATTTAGATAATAAAGAGCAAGCGAAGCAGGAAGAGAACAGTGACGAGCCTACACAGACTGAG GAATCCACTACAAAATCCACTCGCAAACGCACGGTGCGCAAGGATTAA
- the LOC133839487 gene encoding nucleolin-like: MHAPSTGKTAATPLLLPLPLPMLHDSFVNKVLELAKSHPTVWGIGVYCKFGKPKSQDSAASAAAAQAKKTDEPQPDDENEPAGEEDESEEDSSAQVAGESSSSSPKKNKKSDLDNKEQAKQEENSDEPTQTEESTTKSTRKRTVRKD; encoded by the exons ATGCATGCACCGTCAACTGGCAAAACCGCCGCGACGCCGTTGCTGTtaccgctgccgttgccgatGTTGCAT GACTCATTCGTGAATAAGGTGCTTGAGCTAGCCAAGAGTCATCCCACAGTGTGGGGCATCGGTGTCTACTGTAAATTTGGCAAGCCCAAGTCCCAG GACTCTGCGGCATCTGCAGCCGCTGCGCAGGCTAAGAAAACAGATGAACCACAGCCCGATGATGAGAATGAGCCAGCTGGCGAGGAGGATGAGAGCGAGGAAGATTCATCAGCCCAGGTGGCTGgtgaaagcagcagcagtagccccaaaaagaataaaaagtcTGATTTAGATAATAAAGAGCAAGCGAAGCAGGAAGAGAACAGTGACGAGCCTACACAGACTGAG GAATCCACTACAAAATCCACTCGCAAACGCACGGTGCGCAAGGATTAA